A section of the Rhizobium sp. Pop5 genome encodes:
- the rpmF gene encoding 50S ribosomal protein L32, protein MAVPKRKTSPSKRGMRRSADALKAPTYVEDKNSGELRRPHHIDLKTGMYRGRQVLTPKESA, encoded by the coding sequence ATGGCTGTACCGAAGAGAAAAACGAGCCCGTCCAAGCGCGGCATGCGCCGTTCGGCTGATGCGCTGAAGGCTCCGACCTATGTCGAAGACAAGAACTCCGGCGAACTGCGCCGCCCGCATCATATCGATCTGAAGACTGGCATGTATCGCGGCCGTCAGGTTCTGACGCCGAAGGAAAGCGCATAA
- a CDS encoding beta-ketoacyl-ACP reductase, producing the protein MSRVALVTGGTRGIGAAISVALKNAGYKVAANYAGNDEKAKAFHDATGVAVFKWDVSDYAACGEGIARIESEIGPVEILVNNAGITRDAMFHKMSPQQWHEVINTNLTGLFNMTHQVWTGMRDRSFGRIVNISSINGQKGQMGQVNYSAAKAGDLGFTKALAQEGAAKNITVNAICPGYIGTEMVLAVPEKVLNERIIPQIPVGRLGEPEEIARCVAFLVSDDAGFITGSTLSANGGQFFA; encoded by the coding sequence ATGAGCAGAGTGGCTTTGGTCACCGGGGGTACACGCGGCATCGGCGCAGCCATATCCGTGGCGCTGAAAAACGCCGGATACAAGGTTGCGGCCAACTATGCCGGCAACGACGAGAAGGCCAAAGCCTTCCACGACGCCACCGGTGTTGCCGTGTTCAAATGGGATGTTTCAGACTACGCCGCCTGCGGCGAAGGGATTGCCAGGATCGAAAGCGAGATCGGGCCTGTCGAAATTCTCGTCAACAATGCCGGCATCACCCGCGATGCGATGTTCCACAAGATGTCGCCGCAGCAGTGGCACGAGGTGATCAACACCAACCTCACCGGCCTGTTCAACATGACGCATCAGGTCTGGACCGGCATGCGCGACCGCAGCTTCGGCCGTATCGTCAATATCTCGTCCATCAACGGCCAGAAGGGCCAGATGGGCCAGGTGAACTATTCCGCGGCCAAGGCTGGCGATCTCGGTTTCACCAAGGCGCTGGCCCAGGAAGGCGCGGCAAAAAATATCACCGTCAACGCCATCTGCCCCGGCTATATCGGAACGGAAATGGTTCTTGCCGTGCCGGAAAAAGTGCTGAACGAACGCATCATCCCGCAAATCCCGGTCGGCCGTCTTGGCGAGCCGGAAGAGATCGCGCGTTGCGTCGCCTTCCTCGTCTCCGACGATGCGGGCTTCATCACGGGTTCGACGCTGTCAGCCAATGGCGGGCAATTCTTCGCCTAG
- the phaR gene encoding polyhydroxyalkanoate synthesis repressor PhaR yields MAKNEGQIVIKKYANRRLYNTGTSTYVTLEDLAEMVKKGEDFIVQDAKSGDDITHSVLTQIIFEQESKTGNTLLPISFLRQLITYYGDQMQMVVPSFLEHSMRAFTEQQSQMREQVNRAFGETPLGKNLQLPMQMVEDQVRRNTELFQQAMQMFSPFMTPPAKESRKAEAKDIDELKEQLRALQNKLDNL; encoded by the coding sequence ATGGCGAAGAATGAGGGTCAGATAGTTATCAAGAAGTACGCCAATCGCCGCCTGTACAACACAGGCACCAGCACCTATGTGACGCTGGAAGATCTGGCGGAGATGGTGAAGAAGGGCGAAGATTTTATCGTCCAGGATGCAAAAAGCGGAGATGATATTACCCATTCGGTGCTGACCCAGATCATCTTCGAACAGGAATCGAAGACCGGCAACACGCTGCTTCCGATCTCCTTCCTGCGCCAGCTCATCACCTATTACGGCGACCAGATGCAGATGGTCGTGCCGAGCTTCCTCGAACATTCGATGCGCGCCTTCACTGAACAGCAGTCGCAGATGCGCGAACAGGTGAACCGTGCCTTCGGCGAAACGCCGCTCGGCAAGAACCTGCAATTGCCGATGCAGATGGTGGAAGATCAGGTTCGCCGAAACACCGAGCTGTTTCAGCAGGCAATGCAGATGTTTTCGCCCTTCATGACGCCGCCCGCCAAGGAAAGCCGCAAGGCCGAGGCCAAGGATATCGACGAGCTGAAGGAACAGCTGCGCGCGCTTCAGAACAAGCTCGACAACCTATAA
- a CDS encoding acetyl-CoA C-acetyltransferase produces the protein MSNSSIVIASAGRTAVGSFNGAFGTVPAHELGAAVIKGVLARAGVDAGEVDEVILGQVLAAGEGQNPARQAAIKAGIPKEATAWGVNQLCGSGLRAVALGMQQIATGDANIIVAGGQESMSMAPHAAHLRGGTKMGDMKMIDTMIKDGLTDAFHGYHMGITAENVARQWQLSRDDQDQFAVASQNKAEAAQKAGRFADEIIPYVIQTRKGDVTVDADEYIRHGATLEAMGKLRPAFDKEGTVTAANASGLNDGAAAAVLMSEAEAARRGIQPLARIVSWATAGVDPSIMGTGPIPASRKALEKAGWSVGDLDLVEANEAFAAQACAVTKDLGWDPSIVNVNGGAIAIGHPIGASGARILNTLLFEMKRRGAKKGLATLCIGGGMGVAMCFEAL, from the coding sequence ATGAGCAATTCATCCATCGTCATCGCTAGCGCAGGGCGAACCGCCGTCGGTTCGTTCAACGGCGCATTCGGAACCGTACCCGCCCACGAACTCGGGGCGGCCGTCATCAAGGGGGTGCTTGCTCGCGCCGGCGTCGATGCCGGCGAGGTGGACGAGGTGATCCTCGGCCAGGTGCTTGCCGCAGGCGAAGGCCAGAACCCGGCTCGTCAGGCCGCGATCAAGGCCGGCATCCCTAAGGAAGCGACCGCCTGGGGTGTCAACCAGCTCTGCGGCTCTGGCCTGCGCGCCGTCGCACTCGGCATGCAGCAGATCGCCACCGGCGATGCCAACATCATCGTGGCCGGCGGCCAGGAATCCATGTCGATGGCGCCGCATGCCGCGCATTTGCGCGGCGGCACGAAGATGGGCGACATGAAGATGATCGACACGATGATCAAGGACGGCCTGACCGACGCCTTCCACGGCTACCATATGGGCATTACCGCCGAGAATGTCGCGCGTCAGTGGCAGCTTTCGCGCGACGACCAGGATCAGTTCGCCGTCGCCTCGCAGAACAAGGCGGAAGCCGCGCAGAAGGCAGGCCGCTTCGCTGACGAAATCATTCCTTACGTCATCCAGACTCGCAAGGGCGACGTGACCGTCGATGCAGACGAATATATCCGCCATGGCGCCACGCTGGAGGCGATGGGCAAGCTGCGCCCGGCCTTCGACAAGGAAGGCACGGTCACGGCCGCAAATGCGTCGGGCCTCAACGACGGCGCTGCCGCGGCGGTACTGATGAGCGAAGCGGAAGCGGCGCGCCGCGGCATCCAGCCGCTTGCCCGCATCGTGTCCTGGGCAACCGCCGGCGTCGACCCGTCGATCATGGGCACCGGCCCGATCCCGGCTTCGCGCAAGGCGCTCGAAAAGGCCGGCTGGTCGGTCGGCGATCTCGATCTCGTCGAAGCCAATGAAGCCTTCGCGGCGCAGGCCTGCGCCGTCACCAAGGATCTCGGATGGGATCCTTCGATCGTCAATGTCAACGGCGGGGCGATCGCGATCGGCCACCCGATCGGTGCCTCCGGCGCCCGCATTCTCAACACGCTGCTGTTCGAAATGAAGCGCCGCGGCGCCAAGAAGGGCCTTGCCACGCTTTGCATCGGCGGCGGCATGGGCGTCGCCATGTGCTTCGAAGCACTTTAA